The DNA sequence ATGTGCTTGAGGCAAAACCACATGGGCAATTGCTCAAGTACGATCCATCATCAAAGGAAACTTCAGTTATACTTGATGATTTGGGGTTTGCTAATGGTGTTGCTCTCTCAAAGGACCAAGATTATCTGGTGGTCTGTGAATCATGGAAGTAAGTCACATGGTAAAATTGTTACATGAACACTAGTAAATGAATAAGAAGACTAAACATGTACCATGCTGTCATGTCACAATAAGTAAATGATTGTTTCATTGATAATGATGTATGATCATTTTTGGTCATACTAAAATTCAAGAGAGGACTGCTTTGTTTACCTAATGATACGTTGTCGTTTTTGTGACCAGATTCAGGTGCCTTAAGTACTGGCTCAAGGGAGAGAACAAAGGaaaaactgatattttcattgaaAACCTTCCTGGTGGACCTGACAACATCAATCTTGCCCCAGACGGGTCTTTTTGGATCGCTTTAATTCAGGTAACATAAAACTATATATTGAGCTTTTTAATTACCATCATAGTTGTGATGTGATTGTTTATGAAAAATGCAGGCTAGTAATGAAGGGCTGGAGTTTGTCCACAAGTTTAAGGCACTGAAGAAATTCATAGCAACGTTTCCAAAACTAGTAGAGCTAGTGAATGGCGCGGAGGGGAAAGCGACGGTGGTGAATGTGGCTGCTGATGGAAAGATTAGGAAGAAATTTGATGATTTAGAAGGAAAGGTGATGAGGTTTGTTACAACAGCTATTGAGTTTGAGGATCATCTTTACTTGGGAAGCCTCAGTTCCAACTTCATTGGGAAGTTTCCACTCAAAACTGCTTAGTGTGGATTTTGCTGTATGAAATTAAATGGAGACCACTAGGAGTCTAAAAAGACACACCATGTAATATTGATGGAGAAGGAGACTATGTACTGAATTGGGGCTTGTGGCTCGTTTGGCATGTAAAACTGTATTAGATTGGACTGAATTTTTGGTTAAGATTGCATTATATTAtcttaatattatattgtatgtGGTGCAGTATATAgcgttataattttattatataaaaagaataatattataatactcctaaagtaaatatttttagaaaaataattctaaaataaaatgtggAGTCCTCTAAAAAGTTCAGTTTTGTCCAATTATAGCATCTATAAATTAATAACTTCGATTAAGTTATACTTCTGTTTGTTTGGTTTCAACACTAGATCAAATTAATTGgctaaatttataaaataataatttttcagaaaaaaacaACCCGCAGTTAGTATATGAATTGATAATTGACTATACACTAATGAGTAATGCACTCAATGTGTTTTCATAATTAAtatcttaataaataaatatttacactaatatataaattattattttatataaattaacaaaagGTGAGTCTAATATAGACCTATTAGCCTGAATTGAGGAAATGTGAATCATCAacgtaatatttaaaaattaaagtgCAGCAATGATTCGTTACATTTTCTTTataaagagaagaaaaataaattttgggaaacaaaagTTTTGAAGTTAATTTCATGCACTATATGATAAGAACAGCCAGCTCCATTCAAAGCAGCAAAGTGTTTTACACTATTACCCTTCctataaagaaattaacaaaaccACAGCCTATTGCAACTTCATCCTTTTCTCTGAATTCTTCTCAACTCCACCAGGTGACCGTCTCGGTTGCTTGTCCTTTGCCTTTTTACTGTTAATGAACTCTGAAAATGATGGAATTGCTGGCAGTTTTGCACTAGGAGAAGAAAAACATTCTATTGGTGAAGCACATGTGAGAGTTTTAGGTACAACACTTGATTCAAAATATTCAGTGGTGTGTTCTTGATGACCCAGATCCAAAGTAGGAGAAGCTAGAGATGAAGTTTCTGGTTGAGATGCAGAACTGGCAATGGCACCAAGCCGATCAGTTAGCTCAACTGAAGTTGTGGTTGATAGCCACCTCACAGTACTTGCCACTTGTGAATAATAGAATGATTTCCCggttttcccatattttttgtAACACTCGTTTTCGAGAAAAGTGGCTGATGTTTCCACTTGATGCCTGTGCAAAGAAACATTGAACAGTAAATACCAACAATGTCAAAGGAATAGAATACATTAAGTTGAAAGTTTTTCAGGACTCAAAAAAGAAATATGTGCATGAGTTATGAGCGTACTTTATGTCACCAAGCCTCTCCCGAGCTTGCTTGAAAGCGTTTAATAGTCTTTGCCTACTTGACTCTCTCAGGCTGTCGGATACAGCATTCTTGTTTTGTTTATTGCTCTTCATCCAGTAATAAGAACAAGTTGAGAGCAGGAaaacaaaatttagaataaGTTAACGGTTTAGTTTAGCTAGCTGAAATCATATATATGCAGAGTAAATAACTTTAAAATCATCACCTATGTATATGTAGTAGCATATTTAAGTGATTGATTTCTAAAATGCATATGCAAATGATAGAAGGCTCAGAAGAGAAAAGGAAAAAGACATGAAATTCCGACTTCGAATGAAACTAACGCAAAATGTTATCTATCGAAGCAAACCTGCTCATGTTTGCTCTCATAATATTTTTCTTCTGCACGTTGCAAGAAATCCATCTTCTCATTAAATCCAGATTTTTTTGGCAACTTTGAATGGCCTAGTCTCCTAATAACTTCAATACCATCTGCCAGTGAATGTACAAAACAGGATCATAGAAGTATAGCAAGTATTTTTTTTCCACAAATTTATTTCTTTCTAATTGCCAAccacaaaatacaaaattaaaattgttgaaaatatGATATACCATCAGAATCAGATATGGCTTCCTCAGAACCACTGGCTTCATCATCACGATTCCAGAATTCAGAAAAATTTCCTTCATTTACACAAGAAGAGCTGAAAGAGAGTACACAATAATAAGTTAGCACCTACTATTGTGATTCTTCAATCATAAGGGGCAAGATTTGGAGTTCAATATACAAGAGCTTCCTTTATAATCCATTGTTCAAAATGTATATTTGCAGAGCATAATTTCAGCCGTACGTACTACTTGAAATTGATCTTCAGCAAATTATGACTTACTTTTTTGAAAGTTAAACCACTGTCctattgcatatatatataatattatataattatggcTGTCTAACCAAGTAATTATTGCAGCTCAAATCAAAGGCGCTGACATCTGAATTTATAGGGTGCACCTCATACTAAATCACAATTAGTAAAGGGGAATTAATAGTGCAGTACTAGATAGGCACTATATGAAGATTCACCTGCTCATAAAAATTTGAGAGGAACCACCTTTGTTCCTAAGAACACTAGTGGTCGTAAGCTCCTCCAAATACTTCGCAACTAGATTTGGATGTTTGCAACAATCACATGACTTCTTACACAATGATGCACTTACCTGTATTGTAATGTTAGAGCTAACTTTGAGCTTTTGAATCTTGTTCAAAATAAGGTTTAGCATCCAAAATTTAGTGAATTATCATACCTGCTCACCGAAACTCTCAAGAATTTTTTTCCTGCGGCATCCAGAACTTTCACAATACTCTACCATCTGCAGTATTTGAATTTGAGAGTGGTCAAATATATACAGAGAG is a window from the Cannabis sativa cultivar Pink pepper isolate KNU-18-1 chromosome 1, ASM2916894v1, whole genome shotgun sequence genome containing:
- the LOC115708234 gene encoding protein STRICTOSIDINE SYNTHASE-LIKE 4, with the translated sequence MALLTSKQAAQAFSSFLLACLLAFTVQVFLFSPISPDSLKLPSTTSLASIFPPNNKLQEVSKLGEGFLERPEDVAVDKEGIIYTATRDGWIKRMHKNGSWENWKMLGGHTLLGITTTKEGDLLVCDTEKGLLKVGENGVLVVTSHVNGSKIRFADDVIEASDGSVYFSVASTKFGLHNWYLDVLEAKPHGQLLKYDPSSKETSVILDDLGFANGVALSKDQDYLVVCESWKFRCLKYWLKGENKGKTDIFIENLPGGPDNINLAPDGSFWIALIQASNEGLEFVHKFKALKKFIATFPKLVELVNGAEGKATVVNVAADGKIRKKFDDLEGKVMRFVTTAIEFEDHLYLGSLSSNFIGKFPLKTA